A window of Coregonus clupeaformis isolate EN_2021a chromosome 28, ASM2061545v1, whole genome shotgun sequence contains these coding sequences:
- the LOC121543437 gene encoding inhibitor of nuclear factor kappa-B kinase-interacting protein-like isoform X1 translates to MSSNEMKQRKKTTAQKQNDEPVETSKYTSEDEAKTAKAMEGNRLAESKSSSPSSLDLKTITCLLSLIVCILLTWVVLQQNARFSDVEEKYQLLSGKTASLLEMEEEVIKVSKKCEVIQILLEHLGRQPGGLLPHLEALERDVSQLKDWASGLTEKRSLLQDSVAALTKAVGQIEGRTSAITKDVNTKVASVRTDVRRMDGLQSEVESLLEKVRVLEERATQAERSMVKRIGDLLAGSIDRIQGLKAATERNAQALEQLKRRLPELFANDRQISERLRELESNRARLVRTVTFAGDLKPKVAAIKRDFGALAPQVDELTLRIGRLAEDLTKREEDIAALRQTFANLSAVEEDLGVVTQQLSQIVEPEMPVVGGEMLLQKVNVSEALPQTLEGEL, encoded by the exons ATGTCAAGTAATGAAATGAAGCAAAGGAAGAAGACCACGGCTCAGAAACAAAATGACGAACCGGTTGAAACATCAAAGTACACTTCCGAAGATGAAGCAAAGACAGCAAAAGCTATGGAAGGAAATAGATTGGCTGAAAGTAAAAGCTCCTCGCCGTCCTCCCTGGATCTGAAAACGATAACTTGTCTGCTTTCACTGATAGTTTGCATATTGCTTACTTG GGTGGTATTGCAGCAGAATGCAAGGTTCTCCGACGTGGAAGAAAAGTACCAACTACTGTCTGGGAAGACTGCAAGTCTCCTTGAAATGGAGGAGGAAGTCATCAAGGTGTCCAAGAAG TGCGAGGTCATCCAGATCCTGTTGGAGCATCTAGGGAGGCAGCCTGGTGGTCTCCTGCCCCACTTGGAGGCCCTGGAGCGGGATGTAAGCCAGCTGAAGGACTGGGCGTCCGGCCTAACGGAGAAACGCAGCCTGCTCCAGGACAGCGTGGCGGCGCTGACCAAGGCTGTGGGACAAATCGAGGGACGCACCTCTGCCATCACTAAGGATGTCAACACTAAG GTAGCGTCGGTGCGGACGGACGTACGTCGGATGGATGGGCTCCAGTCGGAGGTGGAGTCTCTCCTGGAGAAGGTACGGGTGCTGGAGGAGAGGGCCACCCAGGCAGAACGCAGCATGGTCAAACGCATCGGCGACCTGCTTGCCGGCAGCATTGACCGCATCCAGGGCCTCAAGGCCGCCACGGAGCGCAACGCCCAAGCCCTGGAGCAGCTCAAACGCCGCCTCCCTGAGCTGTTCGCCAACGACCGGCAGATCTCGGAGCGCCTGAGGGAGCTGGAGAGCAACCGCGCCCGATTGGTCCGCACGGTGACCTTTGCCGGCGACCTCAAGCCCAAGGTGGCAGCCATCAAGCGGGACTTCGGGGCGCTAGCTCCGCAGGTGGATGAGCTGACCCTGAGGATTGGCCGTCTGGCCGAGGATCTGACCAAAAGGGAGGAGGACATCGCAGCGCTACGGCAGACGTTCGCTAACCTCAGCGCTGTGGAGGAGGACCTAGGAGTTGTGACACAGCAGTTGAGTCAGATAGTTGAGCCTGAGATGCCCGTAGTGGGAGGAGAGATGCTTCTACAGAAGGTCAACGTGAGTGAAGCCCTCCCTCAGACACTGGAAGGAGAGCTGTGA
- the LOC121543437 gene encoding inhibitor of nuclear factor kappa-B kinase-interacting protein-like isoform X2 → MSSNEMKQRKKTTAQKQNDEPVETSKYTSEDEAKTAKAMEGNRLAESKSSSPSSLDLKTITCLLSLIVCILLTWVVLQQNARFSDVEEKYQLLSGKTASLLEMEEEVIKVSKKLAASEDDLQGALSTVSLATRLERDLSSLHTVVMAMQDDENSASRDLQTVNARFLNVTETWQTGLASVTSDLASLKAESREAHAGATDRVNKAEQRARALDERLEELEDSTRRNTRALGRTEDEDAKRAQDQLDWNTKELHKLEDQVRSLLRVDTELVAQLEEHIPQAQQCEVHLPAVEEAVRSILRLGGDLGVAERRLEELTLQVFGTEDSMLKALTEILDIKQALDALQAHNSILKMRNELAVVKETLGQLSRGEEQQDNQENSGMPDGEGEREG, encoded by the exons ATGTCAAGTAATGAAATGAAGCAAAGGAAGAAGACCACGGCTCAGAAACAAAATGACGAACCGGTTGAAACATCAAAGTACACTTCCGAAGATGAAGCAAAGACAGCAAAAGCTATGGAAGGAAATAGATTGGCTGAAAGTAAAAGCTCCTCGCCGTCCTCCCTGGATCTGAAAACGATAACTTGTCTGCTTTCACTGATAGTTTGCATATTGCTTACTTG GGTGGTATTGCAGCAGAATGCAAGGTTCTCCGACGTGGAAGAAAAGTACCAACTACTGTCTGGGAAGACTGCAAGTCTCCTTGAAATGGAGGAGGAAGTCATCAAGGTGTCCAAGAAG CTCGCCGCCTCAGAGGACGACCTGCAGGGGGCTCTCTCCACCGTCTCCCTGGCGACGCGCCTCGAACGTGACCTCTCCTCGCTCCATACTGTCGTCATGGCGATGCAGGACGACGAGAACTCCGCCTCTCGCGATCTCCAGACAGTCAATGCCCGCTTCCTGAACGTGACGGAGACGTGGCAGACGGGCCTGGCCTCGGTGACCTCCGACCTGGCCTCTCTGAAGGCGGAGTCACGTGAGGCGCATGCCGGCGCAACGGACCGGGTGAACAAGGCCGAGCAGAGGGCCCGGGCGCTGGACGAGAggctggaggagctggaggacAGCACCCGGCGGAACACACGTGCCCTGGGCCGCACCGAGGACGAGGATGCCAAGCGGGCCCAGGACCAGCTGGACTGGAACACCAAGGAGCTCCACAAACTGGAGGACCAAGTCCGGAGCCTGCTCCGAGTAGATACAGAGTTAGTCGCCCAGCTAGAGGAGCACATCCCCCAGGCCCAGCAGTGCGAGGTTCACCTCCCGGCTGTCGAGGAGGCGGTGCGATCCATTCTGAGGCTGGGGGGGGACCTGGGGGTGGCGGAGCGAAGGCTGGAGGAGCTCACCCTGCAGGTGTTTGGGACGGAGGACAGCATGCTTAAAGCCCTGACGGAGATCCTGGACATCAAGCAGGCTCTGGACGCCCTCCAGGCCCACAACAGCATCCTCAAGATGAGGAACGAGCTGGCCGTTGTCAAGGAGACGCTGGGACAGCTCAGCAGGGGGGAGGAGCAACAGGACAACCAGGAGAATTCTGGGATGCCGGatggggaaggggagagggagggttga
- the LOC121543436 gene encoding cytoskeleton-associated protein 4-like, whose protein sequence is MTSRHRNKNNSSEKTASSSQDDVAKKSPKPSSNGVSSPPNQVSGSGTSVKLIAALCYIALVAAAGFSAIYLQQVLKEVHQISTRNEETVRKNAEVARKVENVLQQVDDVRGSVDGLESALGTMRAEQEAGSRAVRKGEAETRRVEEALQRLQNELLVDLSEGIKEVKEARERDFSSLEKTVEERLAELSASIAASVTEFTEAQGETQSQLADLKARLDDMEDPALIRQELSAIVDTVAGLSATKQAADESAYSLREQITTVGAELQTRNQEIASMSQEVEAVRLLVQETAGSLRQQVSGAEAGIQGLTDQGQNLQSGLELATEALHSLEKELRGESARAEQRSDGLEVRLKVAEDGGDSLAASLTGLTSKVEALLAKYDSHESTLAAQGTAAEKARATLQGELEELKGSLGELQSNVIELSGAQTKLASRDSSLGQQIEGLEQKLEALGEASKSTSHPPPELEKLKNTVDGLVGKAAKLESHEKAIEALQGSLQKTISSLEALAKAPAEGQEGEREV, encoded by the exons ATGACTTCGAGACACAGAAACAAGAACAATTCAAGCGAAAAGACTGCTTCATCCAGCCAAGATGACGTGGCGAAGAAAAGTCCGAAACCTAGTAGTAATGGGGTTAGTAGCCCCCCAAACCAGGTGTCGGGGTCGGGGACTTCGGTCAAACTTATAGCTGCTTTATGTTATATCGCATTAGTAGCCGCTGCGGGCTTTTCTGCTATTTATCTACAACAAGTGTTGAAAGAAGTCCATCAAATCAGCACCAGAAATGAAGAGACCGTACGGAAAAATGCAGAGGTTGCGCGTAAAGTAGAGAATGTTCTTCAACAG GTGGACGACGTAAGGGGCTCTGTGGACGGGTTGGAGTCGGCGCTGGGCACCATGCGGGCAGAGCAGGAGGCGGGGAGCCGGGCGGTGAGGAAAGGCGAGGCGGAGACACGGCGCGTGGAGGAGGCTCTTCAGAGGCTCCAGAACGAACTGCTGGTCGACCTCTCAGAAGGCATCAAGGAGGTGAAGGAGGCCAGAGAGCGGGACTTCTCTTCCTTGGAGAAGACGGTGGAGGAGCGCCTGGCTGAGTTGAGTGCCTCCATCGCGGCCAGCGTGACCGAGTTCACCGAGGCCCAGGGCGAGACTCAAAGTCAGCTGGCTGACCTCAAAGCCCGTCTGGACGACATGGAGGACCCGGCGCTGATCAGGCAGGAACTGTCCGCCATTGTCGACACCGTCGCCGGGCTCAGCGCCACTAAGCAGGCTGCCGATGAGTCTGCCTATTCACTGAGGGAGCAGATCACTACGGTGGGGGCGGAGCTCCAGACCCGTAACCAAGAAATAGCCTCGATGTCGCAGGAAGTGGAGGCGGTGAGATTGCTGGTGCAGGAAACGGCGGGGAGCCTGCGGCAGCAGGTGTCAGGGGCAGAGGCGGGCATCCAGGGGTTGACAGATCAGGGCCAGAACCTGCAGAGCGGGCTGGAGCTGGCCACCGAAGCTCTACACAGTCTGGAGAAGGAACTGCGGGGGGAGTCGGCCAGGGCTGAGCAGAGGTCCGACGGTCTGGAGGTCCGACTAAAAGTGGCGGAGGACGGTGGAGACTCCCTGGCGGCGTCGCTAACAGGCCTGACTTCCAAGGTCGAGGCCCTTCTCGCCAAGTACGATTCCCACGAGAGCACGCTAGCCGCCCAGGGCACGGCAGCCGAGAAGGCCCGGGCCACCctacagggagagctagaggAGCTGAAGGGCAGCCTAGGAGAGCTCCAGTCCAACGTGATCGAACTGAGTGGCGCTCAGACCAAGCTGGCCTCAAGGGACTCTAGCCTGGGGCAGCAGATTGAGGGGCTAGAGCAGAAGCTAGAAGCCCTGGGGGAAGCCTCCAAGTCAACCAGCCACCCCCCACCAGAGCTGGAGAAGCTGAAGAACACCGTGGATGGCCTGGTGGGGAAAGCAGCCAAGCTGGAGAGCCATGAGAAGGCCATCGAAGCCCTACAGGGGTCACTACAGAAGACCATTAGCTCATTGGAGGCCTTGGCCAAAGCCCCAGCCGAAGGGCAAGAAGGTGAAAGGGAGGTGTAG